The sequence ATTTACCAGTTAAACACTGCAGCACAGCAAGTTTTCTGTGGTTTAGACACAATTACCAAGCTGTGTCTAGAAAAGGCATGTTAACTTTAGACAGGATGTTATGCTAGTCAAAAGTGCAGATTCATGACATTGTGCACTGTGTGTTGTGCACGCTAATATGTGCATATTTAAAGCGGAGCAGATTTAGATTAGAATCAGGCTTCTGTATGGTTGCAATACAAGCCtgactggtgtttttttttttcgtattgaAAGATCACTTTCTCGTGATAGGCTGATAGCATCAAATTTAAACACGCTAGCCATATTATCAAATGGCTTTGTGGGACTAAAATAGTTCAAGAtgtgcattcaaaaataaaaatgttaaagtacCCATACCAAAGAACCATTATCTAATCATCTGCATTTTCACATTGGTCTCTGTGAGCCTGTGTTGTGTGCTGAAGTTCATTAGTGTGAGAGTGCGGTTCACAACAGTGACAGATCCATCTACACAAAGAGCGCTTCCTGTGGGATTGCTATGACACCATGGAGACCATGAAGACCATACTTGCTGTTTAAGAGTATGAGAGAGACATGGAGAAAGAGGAAGCAGCAGACAGCTGGATGTTGAAACTTTACAAATGATAGAGCAGAATAACATCCTGCAAAGAGCAGGATCACCTGGCTCTTGATACATACTGGTACTCTGCACTCGTCTTCCCTGATCTTATTCCAAGACACAGCAGGACGAAATAAAGCTTGACACAACACATACATTCTTAATAGCAGCATTAAAACCCTACCCACATTCTGCATTGTATGACTGGTGTTGTTCAGTGCATTCCCTTTAACTATTTGCACACTTGAGCATGAAAGGAGTGTTCTCCTGCACCCTCTCCCCTTCTTCTCTCCTCTTCAGTGGACATGCATCAGTTTCTCACATCAGTAATCAGTGGAGAAACGGGCTAATAGGAAACTGATTCATTGTTTGAATTGCACAGTGAGTGCACATTTAGAAGACCAAATTCTAGCTTTCTTAAAgaggttttaaattaatttgaagtttaatttatataaatcatttaaatattaaaaaggcaatattagtttttttttctcctttcaatTTCAAACTGTAATCTTACTATCTATTATATaaaatacttgaattaatgtcttaatttaaacaaaacaaaaagtgctccaagtgaatttatatatatatatatatatatatatatatatatatatatatatatatatatatatatatatatatatatatatatatatatatataaaacacacagaaTTAAGCACAAAACATCAGTTGCAATTCAAACAGTAAACTATGTTCAACATATATTATGTAGACATAAAAGGCACTATAAGCAAATgcttaaatgtaaattacatttcaatacatttaaataaagtagactagaaacattttacaatataaaaaattaggTCAGCTGTGTGAACAAATGCAAAACCAGAGAAATTGACAATTTAAGACAATATGGGTATGCTAAACACGGACCTTTGGAATAGgaacaaaatttaattaaataacacaaTTAAATACATACGCATGCAAATTCAAAGACAGGGGGTGAGATCCATAGCAGAAGGACAGCTCAAGCTGGCCATATGTTTTCTGTCTTTAATCATCTAATTGGGATGTCCTTTGAGGTTTTAGTCTTCTTAAATTAGAACAATGTGTTAGAGGACAAGATGTTAGATCTGCTGAGCAAAAGTCATTTGAAATCAATATTATTTGCAGCTTGCACCAAATCTTTAATGACATAAACTTGAATGATGCATTGCCTTCATAACCCTGCAATTTTACTCCTCCGCCAGTATTCAGTGAAAAAGGAAGGATGATTAAagaattagttcacttccagaataaaaaaatccTGATGATTTACTCACCCCTATGTCAACCAAgatattcatttctttctttcttcagtcaaaaagaaattaaggttcttgaggaaaacattcctttatttttctccatataattgGCTTCGGTGGTAGCCAACTTGTTGAAGTTCCAAACTGCAGTTTCAATgtagcttcaaagggctctacatgatTATCAGggatttttattctggaagtgaactaatcctttaacattGTAGCATTTGAAAAAGATGCAATTTCATTGAATTCTCTCATCTGTAaaagcacaaacatttttttaaagatgtgaaAACATATTTAGAGAGGAATAGGTATCTGGTTTTAAATGCTTTACTAatgagctcaaaaaaaaaaattgtattctttCGTGTATCTTGtattttctctctcacacactttttACCTGTCCCGGACTACACAAGCAATTTTAAGTGTGTTTTCAATACTGTGTTTTCATAATCCTTGTTACATCCCCTTTAAGACTGCTTGTAAAAACTGAAAGTGGCAGCTGATGCCAGTCAAAAGGGAAGGAATTTTTTGAAAGACCTTCATATTCATACCAAAAACCTATTGTGCTTAggcataacatttattatttattaactttgcTCTGTAACTGGAAAAGAACATTTGATTGTATCATCTAATAAACTACAAATATCACTAATACTTTCAATATCAGAGGTTGCTGTCAGTGCAATTTCTAAAAAAGAATTGTGGAAACAGACTCAAACAACAAAATCTGAAAACATTGACCCTGAAAAGACAGAATTCATACCTGCACATTTTCCCGTAGGTCTGTTGCTTCCCTTATTGGCTGGGTTGATGCCCTGAAGAGCTCATCTACCACCTTGATCCCAGTGGTCTTAGTGGAGGTGTATTCCCTTGCTTTACGACCCTTTCTCACAGAGAGACCCCTCTTATGGGCCTTGCCCCCACCTCGCCGATTTGTAATAGCAACGTGAACAAAAAGCGTTGTGTTTGGCAAAAACTCCCCTGTAAGTGACTGCAGTGGTAAGTGGCGGTAACCAGGGAGCAGGCACTCAAAAGGAATGGTGTACTGGCCAATAAATTCATCACCAATGTAGTCATCATCAAGGACAACAAAACGCAAAGCAGCCAATTCAGGAAGGTTGATCTGGAACTCAAAGCTTTCATCAAATATCGGATTGTCACCATTTTGAGAGACAGTTTTTGTGCGTTGTTCTGCGCAGTCTGCAGGAATTCCGTGAATCTCCACATAGATGTACGGCTCTACCACATCACCTTTAGCAGCTGAGCCTCGAGGCTTTGGTAGGTTTTGACCGCTGATCACCTTGATGTGAAGAAGTTGGGCTGAGACTCCAGGAAGTGAGTCACGAGCATTGGCACTGAAATATGACACCTCCTCACGCATTATGGCTGGACGTAGGACATAGCCGCAGTTGCCATTTTGCCTAAACCAACCAAGGTTCAAATCCATCATCAAACCTGGAGTCTGGTAATTCATGGCAACAATTTGACAACCACACTTCCAGAAGTCCTGTGGATTCATATTGCTAGCATCAATGCGCATGGGTGTAGGGTACACCCTTGACAGAAAACGCTTATTGTAGGAGACAAAGTCCTCAGGAAACTCATTGGCAAAGCGGTTTGCATCAACCTCGTTAAAGGAGCAAATATCCCAATACTTCTGTTCCCGTTTCGATGTCTCAAAGTCATGGAACTGAACAGACTTGCACAGGGTGACTAGGTCAGAAAGTTCTTTGCAGAGTCGTAACCGTTTACAGCCAATCCCATTGAGCTGGTCCATATCTTCTCCATCCATCATTCTCCTAGACATTTCGGAACCTTCGTCTTCATCTGTGACCTCCCCTTCAGAGTCTTGCGAATATGAAGGCAGACTCTTCCCTTTGATGAGTATCTTTCCCTTGAGTTTTTCAGGGGAGGGCAAGTAGTGATCCTCCATATTGGGAGGATCAGTGTGCAATTTGTCCCCAAGGATCTTCTTCAGGTGTTGAGCCATGACCCTCTGCTGGGGAACACTGCAGTGTGTGACAAGACAGAGGATTACTGGATACTCTGAACTCTCAAAGGCATACTGGTTAATGACATCTAGAACTTTACAGAAGGCCAGCTGGGAGGCAACAGAGCTACGGACATAGACCACTGGCTCACAGTCAACGCCATCCCAGACTACAACCTCCAGGCTTCGACAACCCATGCGTAGAGCCCGAACATAGCTGCTGAGGTCTGATGAGCCCCAGTATTGATCTTCCAAAAGGGAGGCATTGTGGGAAGAGTTGATGTAGTAGTGTGAAAGGGGCTGTGTCATATCCTGACAAACATGCTTGTGCTGTGGGTCAAAAATATGGCACTCAGATGACAGGAGGTAGTGTGTGAAGCCATCTATGGACAAGTAGCCATTGTCACGTCCTTCCACGGAGGGTTCATATTTGCGAACAACCTCCCGACACATTTCCTCGGTGACTCCCTCGACTCCCTGCTCCACCTCCACAAAGAGCATTAAGTCCTTGGAGTCCAGGTACTCTTTGTTGCTGGAGAACTGCACCAGCAAGAAAAAGATCTCAGGACGTGTGCACAGCTCACAGTATGCCTCCACAAATATGTCTAAATCAATGCCTTCACCATAGCAGTCCTTTGCCTTTTGTAGCTCTTTGAACTTCAGTTCAATACGAGACTCCCTCATGCCAGGATTGAGACCCTTGATGATTTGGGTGGCCCGGAACAGGTCAATGTATCCTTTACTTTCTGGGTCAGCTAGCTCGAACATGGACCCAATCCAGGATGTTCTCAAACTGGGTTGACTTGGTTCGACTACACCCACCATGTGCCGCCCATAAGAGACCAGGTACCGCAGTCCCATCACCCAGGTGCTAACCACATCTGCCGTGCTGGCGACCAGATCTAGGGACTCGTAGTTGTCTCCATATATAATTGAGAACGCGCACTCATCTGGGAACTGATCGGAGAGGCCGTTGCTGCGAAGGATTGGTGTTTTTTTCCCCAATCGAACTTCTTTGATGCTCTTGATCTCAAGCTTTGCCTTCTCTGAGTCTTTCTTTGATGGCTCCCAGCGGAGCCAGCGCATGTCAGGGTCCAACAGGAAGTAACGATTGTACATGCGAGAATTGGAGCGAACTTTCTTCATCTCACAGCCTTCCATCATGAAGGCCATGCAGGCGGCTGTGCTGTTCATCTTGCGGTCCCTTGGCATGGAGCTAAATGAGACAGTCTTCTTTCTTGCCTGCTTCTGTTTTGAACCATCCTGCAGAAAGAGTACAAAGAAGACTGATAAGTATATTTGACCGAGCaatctaaaaaacaaacattacatacggggaagttgtggcctaatgagAGTCAGACTCTTAACCAAAAGGTTGCGTGTTCGAGTCTTGTTCAAGTCTTGAaccagcagggattgtaggtgggaggagtgaatgtacagtgctctctgccaacttcaataccatgactgaggtgcccttgagcaaggcaccaaaaccccaactgctcccagggtgctgcagcaaaaatggctgcccactgctctctgtgttcactgctgtgtttagTGCAcattggatgggataaatgcagagcactaattctgagtatgggtcaccatacttggtcacatgtcatgtcactttcatatAATGATTTCTTATTTAGGTTATCAAAGCTAGAATGCATATTTTAGAAAACAATGCCGTAAATCTAAAGTACCGATTTTACAGGTCATTATAATCGTTCACACAGCAATCAACATAAAGAAAAGAGCAATCAACACAGAAAGGAAAGAGCAGCCAATAGCAGATAAGCAACTTAAATCAAGCTTTTAACATATAACCTCTGATaatgaccaaaaaaacaaaaaacatttagacCTACACATAAAAGAAATGCAAAGTGCAGtgatatttaaaaatcaaaacgATTGTTCTCTTCAGCTTTAATATAAATTACGTTTCTTCACTGATGAGACAATACCAATCTCATACCAGCAAAATCAGCATGCAAACACAGAAGATCAGAGATATGAATATGTTCACTGGCTGCCAGAAGAAACATCAAAATAGATCTGATTACTTACTAAATATGAACTCCTGCTTTGGAGACTTTCCAAGTCAAAGCACATGCAGGGAGAAATTCAGCCAGATCAAAACCATAAAAACCATCCAATATCACATCAACCCACATCTGATGAAGAAGTCTGTTCTAACAGCTGAAATTCATGTACTCTAGACACACATGAACGTACACTGTCAAACCATACATTTAAAGGCAGCATTAAATGAAAATTTGAGTGTTGTGGAACTTGTGCATGTTCGTTAGTTCCTGTCCCAACTCTCACAATTGGTTAAACTGAAAAGGCTTGTAATGACTGAATGAAACTCAGAAAATACAATGCCTGGTACCAGGCAACTTAGTCCAAAACGGTGAGGGTTATATTTCACTTCCTGGAAAATTCTGAGCTTATTTCAGCACTTGGATTATTTTGGCATCGATGCACAGGAAGTCATTTCACCAAGCCATGTGCATGCTAGTGGGAGTGGATCCGTGAGGGTTGTCTGTGTGTATTAGCCTTGTTTTATAACACAGCTGTGTTTGCACTGAACTGCTGaagggtgtctgcatgcagactGCTTCTGAACAAGAATGACAATGTCAGTGCATGTTTGAAAACGTCTCCATGTGATGAGGAGTAATTGAGAGAAGGCTGAGAGGTTAAAGGTGAGAGTGCACCAAGCTGACAGAGAATGATTGTGCACTGACCTTTGTCATTTTAAAGGGTAACAGAACATATATCAATGCAAATCCACACAAGGCATGAGAAAAAGCAAGGCTGTCTTCACTAACAGCTATTTAAACTAGTCAAAGTGTCAGTGTGTCTGCTAAAGGTATACACAATTGTCAAATAATCTGTTCCTCCTAATATATGACTGTTTGatagaaaaaaatcaaatgagaTCTCTTAAAGGGGGTTTTTTATACTGtcaaagagttggattcccatgctaaacatggacaaagtttcaaaaattaagttgtacgtttgaaggagtatttctgttccaaaaatactacttccggtttgtcacaagtttcggaaagtttttttcgagtatggctctgtgtgacgttagatggagcggaatttccttatatgggtgctaagagcactgagagcacaacagacttcactgatcagagtgagagcgtcgcgaaatgtcacaaaagaagtgtgtttttggttgcgagggcaagacaaccctgcacagattaccaaaaaaaaaaaaaaagaaaaacattaagggaccagtggacggagtttatttttaaagagcatcgacggagttgtgcaagttttttgtttgttccctgcatttcgaagatgcttgttttacaaacaaggcccagtttgacgccggatttgcacatcgtttatttcttaaggataatgcagtcccaacgaaaaagggtcacgattgtgtgttggaattgcaggcggtgagtaaaactgcttaactccttgttagtgcgtccgcctcccatgccggaggcccgggttcgagccccactcggagcgagtgcaaggagcgtcagaaaggacccgggagagaggggttacataacaTGTACaggctctcgttcagtttcagccttgggatctgattctggatcataaataaacggctgaatctgactgttagccatggtttgttttggatgatgttttttttttttcctcacggtaatgtcacaacttccaaacgctctcaacgcaaaagcctactcgcgctcgtgattctttagctccacccacacgtcacggcTCCAGCGGCTcttgtttttccgaaaaaaatcagCACAgtctatttttctcttataaatataataaaactgaagactttttggagatatgaagaaTGCAGTACTACTATATAcatactcaagattaacaagagatttcaccccccctttaaatgccTTTATTATATCTCCTAGACAGCAATTACATTATATAGAGACTTCTTAATCAGTATTGTCTCTTGCTGTAGAGTTAAAAATTTGGAAATtccttaaaacaagataattTAACTTGAAGAGTAAGCTTGTGCAgtataaatatgaaattaaaatatcattgataaatattatatgatatatcaGTGAAAACTTGGATTGAACAGGTTATTCtaaataaacagttatttttatgcTGTggctcaaaataaaaacaaacacacaggcaTTTGCTAGGAAGGCTAATTGCTTCATTTGAAGAATAATGAACAGGTGAATATTAAAAAAGGAGCCTTTGCATGTAAAGATTTATATCTGTGTTTTTGATAAACTCTTCAGTTTGATTAAAAAACCTCCACAAATGGTATTACTGTGCAAATTATTCAAATCACAGCAAAGAGTTCAAAGAGGTTAACTGTCATGTTACCATGAAAGACATGTTcatactgtcaaaacacaagtCAGAAGAGTTCATATAACTTTCAGCCTGGTTGCACTCTTAGTAAAAAAGAAAAGGGTACAGgactgtcactggggtggtaccctttgaaaaaataaaatgatgtataCTTTAGActctaatatttaataatatgtacctttaaagtAATAATTTGTGTAATTTAGGTGGTAAATAAGATACAAAGATGCACTTTTTAACTGTTGCATGTTTGACTACCGacccagtgacagctttgtatctttttttctaGGAGCTGCTCAgactgaaaaacagaaaaatagaaagactattaaaaaaatgtaacataaaagtATCTTAACTAAGCatacaggttgtgtgtgtgtgtgtgtgtgtgtgtgtgttaataagaATAAGAGGGGTCTCTCTTGTGTTATCTGCTGTGCACTCGGCTCATGTTTTGgggattatttttatgtttttccagCTTGTGCACTTGTACTCCAGAGGGACTAATCAGAGGGCTGTTTGTGTTACTGCATTAGTCATATCAGCTCAATCGCATGTGTATGTGAATTAATGCAGTCATGTGCTACACAGTAAATCagttatggtgtgtgtgtgtgtgtgtgtgtgtgtgtgtgtgtgtgtgttattcttcTCTTTCAGCTGCAATGCAATTATAGGGCATAGcatattattcataatataaatCCTTTAATAGGTTTCTGTCTCTCAACATAGTGTATTTCCACTCTCTTCTATTTATCATTATTAGATGCAGATGTTTCACTGACGTTTGGTTTAGACAGCCAATATGACTAGGACAacacctgtatttttttttctcacaacattctgtgaaattttatttcatattgccAATTAAATACACTTAATCATTCAGTTTAGCAGTGATTTAATTAGTTGTGAATTCTGCAACTTTGGAATTAAGTTAACACAAATAAACTGAGCATCTGTTCTGAGTCAGTAATTATCTTCACAGAATATGTTCACAGAAACTTCTTAGAGATTATCAACCTGGCCCAAATTCAGCTCAGTACTTTTGAgtcttctgattggtcagaaG comes from Carassius auratus strain Wakin chromosome 3, ASM336829v1, whole genome shotgun sequence and encodes:
- the LOC113043363 gene encoding inactive phospholipase C-like protein 2 isoform X2 encodes the protein MVDKCIPVKKIQDGSKQKQARKKTVSFSSMPRDRKMNSTAACMAFMMEGCEMKKVRSNSRMYNRYFLLDPDMRWLRWEPSKKDSEKAKLEIKSIKEVRLGKKTPILRSNGLSDQFPDECAFSIIYGDNYESLDLVASTADVVSTWVMGLRYLVSYGRHMVGVVEPSQPSLRTSWIGSMFELADPESKGYIDLFRATQIIKGLNPGMRESRIELKFKELQKAKDCYGEGIDLDIFVEAYCELCTRPEIFFLLVQFSSNKEYLDSKDLMLFVEVEQGVEGVTEEMCREVVRKYEPSVEGRDNGYLSIDGFTHYLLSSECHIFDPQHKHVCQDMTQPLSHYYINSSHNASLLEDQYWGSSDLSSYVRALRMGCRSLEVVVWDGVDCEPVVYVRSSVASQLAFCKVLDVINQYAFESSEYPVILCLVTHCSVPQQRVMAQHLKKILGDKLHTDPPNMEDHYLPSPEKLKGKILIKGKSLPSYSQDSEGEVTDEDEGSEMSRRMMDGEDMDQLNGIGCKRLRLCKELSDLVTLCKSVQFHDFETSKREQKYWDICSFNEVDANRFANEFPEDFVSYNKRFLSRVYPTPMRIDASNMNPQDFWKCGCQIVAMNYQTPGLMMDLNLGWFRQNGNCGYVLRPAIMREEVSYFSANARDSLPGVSAQLLHIKVISGQNLPKPRGSAAKGDVVEPYIYVEIHGIPADCAEQRTKTVSQNGDNPIFDESFEFQINLPELAALRFVVLDDDYIGDEFIGQYTIPFECLLPGYRHLPLQSLTGEFLPNTTLFVHVAITNRRGGGKAHKRGLSVRKGRKAREYTSTKTTGIKVVDELFRASTQPIREATDLRENVQNAMVSFKELCGLTPAANMKQCILTVSSWLMNSERAQRVTVDLSGAYPTMEAHGPVPELLRKVLTAYDTMIQTSRTLIESADGVYSKLTQAQRAGLDFHEDLHRIGAREGLKGRKLQKAMESYAWNITVLKGQADLLKHAKGEAVDTLRQIHCAAHSCGLAKSGASTSPASPLLPPHARPLHTIHETEPDNTTLH
- the LOC113043363 gene encoding inactive phospholipase C-like protein 2 isoform X1, which translates into the protein MAEPQASESVAGPLYEPISEATTPTQDLAAAAATLNISDSYQTYLDASVAGHPVYGAEGVYSNGRYREHSSPRICTRIRDSSAERCTGTGNPPCGIMKDGSKQKQARKKTVSFSSMPRDRKMNSTAACMAFMMEGCEMKKVRSNSRMYNRYFLLDPDMRWLRWEPSKKDSEKAKLEIKSIKEVRLGKKTPILRSNGLSDQFPDECAFSIIYGDNYESLDLVASTADVVSTWVMGLRYLVSYGRHMVGVVEPSQPSLRTSWIGSMFELADPESKGYIDLFRATQIIKGLNPGMRESRIELKFKELQKAKDCYGEGIDLDIFVEAYCELCTRPEIFFLLVQFSSNKEYLDSKDLMLFVEVEQGVEGVTEEMCREVVRKYEPSVEGRDNGYLSIDGFTHYLLSSECHIFDPQHKHVCQDMTQPLSHYYINSSHNASLLEDQYWGSSDLSSYVRALRMGCRSLEVVVWDGVDCEPVVYVRSSVASQLAFCKVLDVINQYAFESSEYPVILCLVTHCSVPQQRVMAQHLKKILGDKLHTDPPNMEDHYLPSPEKLKGKILIKGKSLPSYSQDSEGEVTDEDEGSEMSRRMMDGEDMDQLNGIGCKRLRLCKELSDLVTLCKSVQFHDFETSKREQKYWDICSFNEVDANRFANEFPEDFVSYNKRFLSRVYPTPMRIDASNMNPQDFWKCGCQIVAMNYQTPGLMMDLNLGWFRQNGNCGYVLRPAIMREEVSYFSANARDSLPGVSAQLLHIKVISGQNLPKPRGSAAKGDVVEPYIYVEIHGIPADCAEQRTKTVSQNGDNPIFDESFEFQINLPELAALRFVVLDDDYIGDEFIGQYTIPFECLLPGYRHLPLQSLTGEFLPNTTLFVHVAITNRRGGGKAHKRGLSVRKGRKAREYTSTKTTGIKVVDELFRASTQPIREATDLRENVQNAMVSFKELCGLTPAANMKQCILTVSSWLMNSERAQRVTVDLSGAYPTMEAHGPVPELLRKVLTAYDTMIQTSRTLIESADGVYSKLTQAQRAGLDFHEDLHRIGAREGLKGRKLQKAMESYAWNITVLKGQADLLKHAKGEAVDTLRQIHCAAHSCGLAKSGASTSPASPLLPPHARPLHTIHETEPDNTTLH